DNA sequence from the Shewanella piezotolerans WP3 genome:
GGACTCAACGGATTATTTTTACCACCGCTGAAGTCACTTTTATCAAAATGATGGTTAAATCTGATACCTCAGTGCCACAAACCTTAACGCTAAATTATCAAGATATCGACTCAGTGCGCTTACTCGGCGATCACCTATTTATCCATTCAAGCAGTGGCAAGATCAACTTCCCATTAAAACCTAAGTCTTCAATGGCTGCCAAGCTCAAACAGGCTTTTGAATCTAAAGGGATCGAGTTTGAAGTGAACTCCTGTATCGCCTAGCGGCCATTAGCGCTAAACTTCCCTGTATTGAAGTCTTAAACTCTGTTAGATAGCTGAGTTAAGCGACCTTATTAACGAGAAGATTATGATTGTAGATACTTTAGCCAACCGTGATTTGTACAGCCACATTAGTCCACGTATAGCAAAGGCACTAGCGCACCTTGCTGAAACAGACTTTAGCCAGCTTGAAGTTGGCAATTATGAACTTGATGGCAAAAACCTATTTGTTATCGTCAATGATTACCAAACTAAACCTAGAGAAATCGAGCCTTTCGAAGTACATCAGCAATACATCGATGTGCAATACGTTGTTAGTGGAGAGGAGGAGTTTGGCTACCTGCCGCTAGCAGACCAAACGCCATCAAAGCCTTATTTTGCCAAGCATGATTATGCTGAATATGACTATCTACCCAATAAAGAAGCTGCTGCATTTATCCCTCTAAAAGCAGGTATGTTTGCACTTTTTTTCCCACAAGATATGCATATGCCTGGCACTAGTCCGAAGCCACAACAGGTTCGTAAAGTGGTTATTAAAGTTAAAATTTAACGCGA
Encoded proteins:
- a CDS encoding YhcH/YjgK/YiaL family protein, producing MIVDTLANRDLYSHISPRIAKALAHLAETDFSQLEVGNYELDGKNLFVIVNDYQTKPREIEPFEVHQQYIDVQYVVSGEEEFGYLPLADQTPSKPYFAKHDYAEYDYLPNKEAAAFIPLKAGMFALFFPQDMHMPGTSPKPQQVRKVVIKVKI